A region of Carassius auratus strain Wakin chromosome 23, ASM336829v1, whole genome shotgun sequence DNA encodes the following proteins:
- the LOC113041235 gene encoding uncharacterized protein LOC113041235 isoform X2, protein MASSSGPLNEELQCSICLDVFTDPVTTPCGHNFCRTCLTKCWRNTQTCFCPFCKQIFTRMPDFEINTTSGTLMGVKQTLQQSQINLIFSGPRKFSGAPEYNAESFAQHFQEKLNLGRPKVFCDFCDGILQKAVKSCLMCQSSYCETHLEPHHRVPRLKKHKLINAVENLEDYICQKHQRPLELFCRDDQTSVCLSCTEGDHRTHYIVPIEEESQQKKALSSKVESAASALIDVLDRNPTQSSSSGLTPLPEPENRVRQALKRQFTSMLGTENDQPRGKKRSPVAKPGTVKKTDFLIYVLSEHTLFAPKGDEDLKLVHAGLGKRVLTFPDSFKHSEIVTLLEEEFPKLKTLQGGWMFYKSTGGGERRRKLSIIPTDSDGYSTRLMKLVSNNGKNMLFVVPLQEQLSTEPLPIDSVEFSKMPQSNCMKCGMKIPLPLLPLHIKECNVTKTDSVTDVTVLDYEYENDSEATDQPSSLHTDLEEPEQICPICQISLPTDLLPYHASTCGEGAWTFSGSDSPSTSRREELAGLSTAQTFTFTSVSAAWKNEIDPQKASRMFCDELLSQNEYCPSLSLLINQFDSVDEQDSTLISFYKKNSANWSAPLRCSLTEDAAVGKGVNRHVLSMVMQKLKTGFTLNLGSSTTALFEGEKNHRVPSASAVLRDSNLFQMAGRMIGHSFLHGGPCLSGLSLPVVILLTGGNADSAASVLTLQDCPDLDHRETISLLKKTQLTAEEMTQLTNLCLCWDLPAPSLRNRDWLFQQLLSHAVLGRVKCQIKDLRKGIKDTGIWPLLTQRLDSHHVVFPRESAQDITSQGILQKIQWPKPVDNTYDEDNGDSITVEKMCVITGYMRRFIEEASPTRLNNLMKFWVGWELPEEHLLLELVTAKFPVAYTCFKTLRLPCHYKSYAAFRVDMLMCLNSVNSGFGLV, encoded by the exons ATGGCATCCTCCAGTGGTCCACTAAATGAGGAGCTCCAGTGCTCCATCtgtctggatgtgttcactgatccagtcaccactccatgtggacacaacttctgcaGAACCTGCCTGACCAAGTGCTGGAGAAACACACAGACCTGCTTCTGTCCATTCTGTAAACAAATATTCACCAGAATGCCTGACTTTGAGATTAATACAACCAGTGGCACGTTAATGGGGGTTAAGCAAACTCTACAGCAATCCCAAATCAATTTGATATTCAGCGGGCCCAGAAAATTTAGCGGTGCCCCTGAATACAATGCTGAGAGTTTTGCGCAACACTTTCAGGAGAAGCTCAATCTAGGAAGACCTAAGGTGTTTTGTGACTTCTGTGATGGAATACTGCAGAAAGCTGTGAAGTCCTGCCTGATGTGTCAAAGCTCTTACTGTGAGACTCATCTGGAGCCTCATCACAGAGTCCCACgtctaaagaaacacaaactgatcAACGCTGTGGAAAATCTGGAGGATTATATATGCCAGAAACACCAGAGACCTCTGGAGCTGTTCTGCAGAGATGATCAGACGAGTGTGTGTCTGTCCTGCACTGAAGGAGACCACAGGACTCACTATATTGTTCCTATAGAAGAGGAGAGTCAACAGAAGAAG GCTCTATCATCAAAAGTGGAATCAGCAGCAAGCGCTCTTATTGATGTGTTAGACAGGAACCCGACTCAATCTTCTTCAAGTGGCCTTACTCCTCTGCCAGAACCTGAAAATAGGGTGAGGCAGGCATTAAAAAG GCAATTCACAAGTATGCTTGGGACTGAAAATGACCAGCCTAGGGGCAAAAAACGTTCCCCTGTGGCCAAACCTGGTACTGTGAAAAAGACAGATTTTCTCATTTATGTGCTCTCTGAACACACCCTGTTTGCTCCAAAAGGAGATGAAGACCTAAAACTTGTACATGCTGGGCTTGGGAAAAGGGTGTTAACTTTTCCAGACAGTTTTAAACACAGTGAG ATTGTCACTCTACTTGAGGAAGAATTTCCTAAATTAAAAACTCTTCAGGGGGGCTGGATGTTTTACAAGTCTACAG GTGGTGGTGAGCGGCGGCGAAAGCTGTCTATAATTCCCACAGACTCTGATGGATACTCAACTCGGCTCATGAAATTGGTGTCGAATAATGGGAAGAACATGCTTTTTGTAGTTCCACTACAAGAGCAACTTTCCACTGAACCGTTACCCATTGATTCTGTGGAGTTTTCAAAGATGCCACAGTCAAACTGTATGAAATGTGGCATGAAAATACCACTGCCATTGCTGCCCTTACACATCAAAGAGTGCAATGTAACCAAGACT GACTCTGTAACTGATGTGACGGTTCTTGATTATGAATATGAAAATGATAGCGAAGCGACTGACCAGCCAAGCTCACTTCACACTGATCTAGAAGAACCAGAACAG atttgtcCCATTTGCCAGATTTCACTCCCAACTGATCTCCTACCTTATCATGCAAGCACATGTGGTGAAGG AGCGTGGACTTTCAGTGGCAGTGATTCTCCGAGCACTTCAAGAAGAGAAGAATTGGCAGGACTCTCAACTGCacaaacattcacattcacatcaGTATCAGCAG CATGGAAAAATGAAATTGACCCACAGAAAGCATCTCGAATGTTCTGTGATGAATTGCTATCCCAAAACGAATACTGTCCATCTCTGTCACTACTCATCAACCAGTTTGATTCTGTGGATGAGCAGGACAGTACACtgatttcattttataaaaagaaCAGTGCTAACTGGTCAGCTCCATTGAGATGTAGCTTGACAG AAGATGCAGCTGTTGGCAAAGGAGTCAACCGGCATGTTTTGTCAATGGTGATGCAAAAACTGAAGACTGGCTTTACTTTGAATTTAG gttcttCTACCACAGCACTTTTTGAAGGGGAAAAAAACCACCGTGTCCCTTCTGCATCTGCTGTATTACGGGACAGCAACTTGTTCCAAATGGCCGGCCGAATGATAGGTCACTCTTTTCTACACGGAGGTCCTTGTCTTTCTGGACTGAGTTTACCTGTGGTCATCCTTCTGACTGGAGGAAATGCTGACAGCGCGGCTTCAGTTCTGACCCTGCAGGATTGCCCAGACCTAGACCACAGGGAAACCATTAGTTTG CTCAAGAAAACACAACTCACTGCAGAAGAAATGACTCAATTGACAAATCTTTGTCTTTGCTGGGATCTCCCTGCTCCATCGTTGCGTAATCGAGACTGGCTGTTTCAACAGCTGTTGTCACATGCT gtacTCGGACGCGTTAAGTGCCAGATTAAAGATTTGAGAAAAGGCATCAAAGACACCGGCATCTGGCCACTGCTCACCCAGAGACTAGACAGTCACCATGTTGTTTTCCCAAGGGAGTCAGCTCAGGACATTACATCACAG GGAATTCTTCAGAAAATCCAGTGGCCTAAACCTGTGGACAATACGTATGATGAAGACAATGGTGACTCCATTACTGTCGAAAAAATGTGTGTCATCACAGGCTATATGCGGAGATTCATTGAAGAAG CATCACCGACCAGGCTGAATAACCTGATGAAGTTCTGGGTGGGATGGGAGCTGCCAGAGGAACACCTGCTGTTGGAGTTGGTGACTGCCAAGTTCCCTGTGGCATACACCTGTTTCAAAACATTACGCCTCCCCTGTCACTACAAGAGCTACGCTGCATTCAGAGTCGATATGTTGATGTGTCTGAACTCTGTAAACAGTGGATTTGGCCTCGTTTAA
- the LOC113041235 gene encoding uncharacterized protein LOC113041235 isoform X1, protein MTESIRSRHGMASSSGPLNEELQCSICLDVFTDPVTTPCGHNFCRTCLTKCWRNTQTCFCPFCKQIFTRMPDFEINTTSGTLMGVKQTLQQSQINLIFSGPRKFSGAPEYNAESFAQHFQEKLNLGRPKVFCDFCDGILQKAVKSCLMCQSSYCETHLEPHHRVPRLKKHKLINAVENLEDYICQKHQRPLELFCRDDQTSVCLSCTEGDHRTHYIVPIEEESQQKKALSSKVESAASALIDVLDRNPTQSSSSGLTPLPEPENRVRQALKRQFTSMLGTENDQPRGKKRSPVAKPGTVKKTDFLIYVLSEHTLFAPKGDEDLKLVHAGLGKRVLTFPDSFKHSEIVTLLEEEFPKLKTLQGGWMFYKSTGGGERRRKLSIIPTDSDGYSTRLMKLVSNNGKNMLFVVPLQEQLSTEPLPIDSVEFSKMPQSNCMKCGMKIPLPLLPLHIKECNVTKTDSVTDVTVLDYEYENDSEATDQPSSLHTDLEEPEQICPICQISLPTDLLPYHASTCGEGAWTFSGSDSPSTSRREELAGLSTAQTFTFTSVSAAWKNEIDPQKASRMFCDELLSQNEYCPSLSLLINQFDSVDEQDSTLISFYKKNSANWSAPLRCSLTEDAAVGKGVNRHVLSMVMQKLKTGFTLNLGSSTTALFEGEKNHRVPSASAVLRDSNLFQMAGRMIGHSFLHGGPCLSGLSLPVVILLTGGNADSAASVLTLQDCPDLDHRETISLLKKTQLTAEEMTQLTNLCLCWDLPAPSLRNRDWLFQQLLSHAVLGRVKCQIKDLRKGIKDTGIWPLLTQRLDSHHVVFPRESAQDITSQGILQKIQWPKPVDNTYDEDNGDSITVEKMCVITGYMRRFIEEASPTRLNNLMKFWVGWELPEEHLLLELVTAKFPVAYTCFKTLRLPCHYKSYAAFRVDMLMCLNSVNSGFGLV, encoded by the exons ATGACAGAATCCATTAGAAGTAGGCATGG CATGGCATCCTCCAGTGGTCCACTAAATGAGGAGCTCCAGTGCTCCATCtgtctggatgtgttcactgatccagtcaccactccatgtggacacaacttctgcaGAACCTGCCTGACCAAGTGCTGGAGAAACACACAGACCTGCTTCTGTCCATTCTGTAAACAAATATTCACCAGAATGCCTGACTTTGAGATTAATACAACCAGTGGCACGTTAATGGGGGTTAAGCAAACTCTACAGCAATCCCAAATCAATTTGATATTCAGCGGGCCCAGAAAATTTAGCGGTGCCCCTGAATACAATGCTGAGAGTTTTGCGCAACACTTTCAGGAGAAGCTCAATCTAGGAAGACCTAAGGTGTTTTGTGACTTCTGTGATGGAATACTGCAGAAAGCTGTGAAGTCCTGCCTGATGTGTCAAAGCTCTTACTGTGAGACTCATCTGGAGCCTCATCACAGAGTCCCACgtctaaagaaacacaaactgatcAACGCTGTGGAAAATCTGGAGGATTATATATGCCAGAAACACCAGAGACCTCTGGAGCTGTTCTGCAGAGATGATCAGACGAGTGTGTGTCTGTCCTGCACTGAAGGAGACCACAGGACTCACTATATTGTTCCTATAGAAGAGGAGAGTCAACAGAAGAAG GCTCTATCATCAAAAGTGGAATCAGCAGCAAGCGCTCTTATTGATGTGTTAGACAGGAACCCGACTCAATCTTCTTCAAGTGGCCTTACTCCTCTGCCAGAACCTGAAAATAGGGTGAGGCAGGCATTAAAAAG GCAATTCACAAGTATGCTTGGGACTGAAAATGACCAGCCTAGGGGCAAAAAACGTTCCCCTGTGGCCAAACCTGGTACTGTGAAAAAGACAGATTTTCTCATTTATGTGCTCTCTGAACACACCCTGTTTGCTCCAAAAGGAGATGAAGACCTAAAACTTGTACATGCTGGGCTTGGGAAAAGGGTGTTAACTTTTCCAGACAGTTTTAAACACAGTGAG ATTGTCACTCTACTTGAGGAAGAATTTCCTAAATTAAAAACTCTTCAGGGGGGCTGGATGTTTTACAAGTCTACAG GTGGTGGTGAGCGGCGGCGAAAGCTGTCTATAATTCCCACAGACTCTGATGGATACTCAACTCGGCTCATGAAATTGGTGTCGAATAATGGGAAGAACATGCTTTTTGTAGTTCCACTACAAGAGCAACTTTCCACTGAACCGTTACCCATTGATTCTGTGGAGTTTTCAAAGATGCCACAGTCAAACTGTATGAAATGTGGCATGAAAATACCACTGCCATTGCTGCCCTTACACATCAAAGAGTGCAATGTAACCAAGACT GACTCTGTAACTGATGTGACGGTTCTTGATTATGAATATGAAAATGATAGCGAAGCGACTGACCAGCCAAGCTCACTTCACACTGATCTAGAAGAACCAGAACAG atttgtcCCATTTGCCAGATTTCACTCCCAACTGATCTCCTACCTTATCATGCAAGCACATGTGGTGAAGG AGCGTGGACTTTCAGTGGCAGTGATTCTCCGAGCACTTCAAGAAGAGAAGAATTGGCAGGACTCTCAACTGCacaaacattcacattcacatcaGTATCAGCAG CATGGAAAAATGAAATTGACCCACAGAAAGCATCTCGAATGTTCTGTGATGAATTGCTATCCCAAAACGAATACTGTCCATCTCTGTCACTACTCATCAACCAGTTTGATTCTGTGGATGAGCAGGACAGTACACtgatttcattttataaaaagaaCAGTGCTAACTGGTCAGCTCCATTGAGATGTAGCTTGACAG AAGATGCAGCTGTTGGCAAAGGAGTCAACCGGCATGTTTTGTCAATGGTGATGCAAAAACTGAAGACTGGCTTTACTTTGAATTTAG gttcttCTACCACAGCACTTTTTGAAGGGGAAAAAAACCACCGTGTCCCTTCTGCATCTGCTGTATTACGGGACAGCAACTTGTTCCAAATGGCCGGCCGAATGATAGGTCACTCTTTTCTACACGGAGGTCCTTGTCTTTCTGGACTGAGTTTACCTGTGGTCATCCTTCTGACTGGAGGAAATGCTGACAGCGCGGCTTCAGTTCTGACCCTGCAGGATTGCCCAGACCTAGACCACAGGGAAACCATTAGTTTG CTCAAGAAAACACAACTCACTGCAGAAGAAATGACTCAATTGACAAATCTTTGTCTTTGCTGGGATCTCCCTGCTCCATCGTTGCGTAATCGAGACTGGCTGTTTCAACAGCTGTTGTCACATGCT gtacTCGGACGCGTTAAGTGCCAGATTAAAGATTTGAGAAAAGGCATCAAAGACACCGGCATCTGGCCACTGCTCACCCAGAGACTAGACAGTCACCATGTTGTTTTCCCAAGGGAGTCAGCTCAGGACATTACATCACAG GGAATTCTTCAGAAAATCCAGTGGCCTAAACCTGTGGACAATACGTATGATGAAGACAATGGTGACTCCATTACTGTCGAAAAAATGTGTGTCATCACAGGCTATATGCGGAGATTCATTGAAGAAG CATCACCGACCAGGCTGAATAACCTGATGAAGTTCTGGGTGGGATGGGAGCTGCCAGAGGAACACCTGCTGTTGGAGTTGGTGACTGCCAAGTTCCCTGTGGCATACACCTGTTTCAAAACATTACGCCTCCCCTGTCACTACAAGAGCTACGCTGCATTCAGAGTCGATATGTTGATGTGTCTGAACTCTGTAAACAGTGGATTTGGCCTCGTTTAA
- the LOC113041234 gene encoding protein-glutamine gamma-glutamyltransferase K-like, which produces MSSFNPSTAGGSSGTSAASDKLLMVRSVDLLKSKDGPNRREHHTDAYFSDKLIVRRGQTFQMWIEFSRPFNPRSDRLQLQLKLDPIFSSNPGIRISVPLVDVLEDGRWEMKLVEQKDKRVRLAVNTLPSASIGRYRVTIESFSPRGKLLFPCTPNDIYLLFNPWCEDDPVFLDNEEERKEYVLNSMGRIYYGTEQQIGARTWNFAQFEQDVLEACLFLLERGQVAVTEWRDPVIVSRTVSALVNTNDDRGVLMGNWSDSYEDGTSPTVWTGSGAILRQYYTSSGKPVKYGQCWVFAGVTTSVLRCLGIPTRCVTNFSSAHDTDLSLSTDIYLDEKLELIKDETSDSVWNFHVWNESWMTRPDLPAGNGGWQVVDATPQELSQGSYRCGPTPVSAVRNGQVHLKYDTPFVFAEVNSDRIYWQKKADGSLSQVHVEKNSIGQSISTKAVGSDARVDITHLYKYPEGSEEERIAVETASRFGSKPTLYLSPTDNDVSIEIVMNGAGPRIGEDAKLSIVLKNTSSKQRTAALLYEVMVMYYTGVMKDTVKKDRITVDLKPQETKIFPWTLQYKEYMNHLVDQGALMLSVTGRVNQTKQILATQFNFRLRTPDLILKPLEDAVVGKELTVQITFQNPLTQVLRSVLFRVEGLGMQSVRMIEHGDVEKLGKVTLTEKFVPSVSGSQKLLASMDCRLLTQVHGFADIVVKPE; this is translated from the exons ATGTCTAGTTTTAACCCCAGCACCGCTGGAGGATCCAGTGGGACATCAGCGGCTTCAG acaAGCTTCTGATGGTTCGTTCGGTCGATCTCCTGAAATCCAAGGATGGGCCGAACCGACGCGAGCATCACACAGACGCTTACTTCAGCGACAAGCTGATCGTCCGCAGAGGACAGACCTTCCAGATGTGGATCGAGTTCTCCAGACCCTTCAACCCCAGATCAGACAGACTACAGCTGCAGCTCAAGTTAG ATCCCATCTTCAGCAGTAATCCAGGGATTCGCATCTCTGTGCCGTTAGTGGACGTCCTGGAAGACGGCCGCTGGGAGATGAAGCTGGTGGAGCAGAAAGACAAGCGTGTGCGTCTGGCGGTCAACACTCTTCCGTCCGCCTCCATCGGCCGCTACAGGGTGACCATCGAGTCGTTCTCCCCGAGGGGCAAGCTGCTGTTCCCCTGCACCCCAAACGACATCTACCTGCTCTTCAACCCCTGGTGTGAAG ATGATCCTGTGTTTCTGGATAATGAAGAGGAAAGGAAAGAGTATGTTTTGAACAGCATGGGCAGAATTTACTACGGAACCGAGCAGCAGATCGGAGCCAGAACGTGGAATTTCGCCCAG TTTGAACAGGACGTCCTGGAAGCGTGTCTGTTCCTGCTGGAGAGGGGTCAGGTCGCTGTGACCGAATGGAGAGATCCGGTGATCGTGTCCAGAACGGTCTCTGCTCTG GTGAACACCAATGATGACCGTGGTGTGCTGATGGGTAACTGGTCAGACAGCTATGAAGACGGGACGAGTCCCACCGTCTGGACCGGGAGCGGGGCCATCCTGAGACAGTATTACACAAGCTCAGGGAAGCCTGTCAAATATGGCCAGTGCTGGGTCTTTGCAGGAGTCACCACATCTG TGTTGAGATGTCTTGGTATTCCCACCCGCTGTGTGACCAACTTCAGTTCTGCTCACGACACGGACCTTTCTCTGAGCACAGACATTTATCTTGATGAGAAACTGGAGCTTATCAAAGACGAGACCAGCGATTCTGTCTG GAACTTCCACGTGTGGAACGAGTCCTGGATGACGCGTCCAGATCTCCCGGCGGGTAACGGTGGATGGCAGGTGGTGGACGCGACCCCTCAAGAGCTCAGCCAGGGGTCATACCGCTGCGGTCCCACCCCTGTCTCTGCCGTCCGCAACGGACAGGTCCACCTGAAATACGACACGCCGTTCGTCTTTGCTGAA GTGAACAGTGACAGGATCTACTGGCAGAAGAAAGCTGATGGAAGTTTGAGTCAGGTTCACGTGGAGAAGAACTCCATCGGTCAGAGCATCAGCACTAAAGCTGTGGGATCTGATGCTCGCGTGGACATCACACACCTCTATAAATACCCAGAAG GTTCAGAGGAGGAGCGCATAGCTGTGGAAACGGCCAGTCGTTTCGGCTCCAAGCCCACTCTGTATCTGTCGCCCACCGACAACGACGTGAGCATTGAGATCGTCATGAACGGGGCAGGACCTCGTATCGGTGAAGACGCCAAACTGTCCATCGTCCTGAAGAACACGAGCTCAAAGCAGCGCACGGCCGCGCTCCTGTACGAGGTGATGGTCATGTACTACACTGGAGTGATGAAGGACACGGTGAAGAAAGACCGGATTACAGTCGACCTCAAACCACAAGAGA CCAAGATTTTTCCCTGGACTCTGCAGTATAAGGAGTACATGAATCATCTGGTGGACCAGGGCGCTCTGATGCTCTCGGTCACCGGTCGGGTCAATCAGACCAAACAGATTCTGGCCACACAGTTCAACTTCAGACTGCGCACACCAGACCTCATCCTCAAA CCTCTAGAGGACGCTGTGGTGGGGAAAGAGTTGACCGTCCAGATCACGTTCCAGAACCCGCTGACACAAGTGTTGAGGAGCGTTTTGTTCCGTGTAGAGGGATTGGGAATGCAGAGCGTCCGAATGATCGAACATGG TGATGTGGAGAAGCTTGGGAAGGTTACACTGACGGAGAAGTTTGTCCCAAGCGTGTCCGGCTCTCAGAAGCTCCTGGCATCGATGGACTGCCGTCTGCTCACTCAAGTGCACGGATTCGCTGATATCGTGGTGAAACCAGAGTAA